One region of Mucilaginibacter gotjawali genomic DNA includes:
- a CDS encoding efflux RND transporter periplasmic adaptor subunit — translation MKTIYLALVALTLYSCSPKPQTAVAPPPPSLPVATIIAGTDTTYQEYPASVEGAVNVEIRPQVSGSLDKVFVDEGAFVNAGQPIFKINDQPYRAALNNAIASQHAAEGALANAQLEIDKLTLLVQNKVVSDYQLKTAKAAYDVAKANIEQAKANVSTAQINLGYTLIKAPVSGYIGRLLKKQGSLVAPADAEALTLLSDVHNVHVYFALGEQDFVSFKEQYPGGTLKDKLKQLPAVSLVLADNSQFTQQGKIDMIDGQFDKNTGAITLRASFPNAQGLLRSGNTGKIRLSLQHKDALIIPQSATVEMQDKVFVFAVADSNKVKKQAITIIGKSGNNYLVKDGVKVGDQIVLSGFDRLQEGTVIQPKKASDNLAKN, via the coding sequence ATGAAAACCATCTATCTGGCGCTTGTCGCCCTAACGCTATACAGCTGTTCACCAAAACCGCAAACGGCTGTAGCACCGCCGCCACCATCATTGCCGGTGGCCACCATTATTGCGGGTACCGATACCACTTACCAGGAATACCCTGCTTCGGTTGAGGGTGCGGTAAATGTGGAGATCCGCCCGCAGGTAAGCGGTTCGCTTGATAAAGTATTTGTTGACGAAGGCGCTTTTGTAAACGCCGGGCAACCGATCTTTAAAATTAACGATCAGCCTTACCGCGCCGCTTTAAACAATGCCATTGCCAGCCAGCACGCCGCCGAAGGCGCTTTAGCCAATGCACAGCTGGAAATTGACAAACTTACCCTGCTTGTACAAAACAAGGTGGTATCCGATTACCAGTTAAAAACTGCAAAGGCTGCCTACGATGTCGCCAAAGCCAATATCGAACAGGCAAAAGCAAATGTATCTACCGCGCAGATCAACCTGGGTTACACTTTAATAAAAGCCCCGGTGAGCGGTTATATCGGCCGCCTGCTAAAGAAACAGGGCAGCCTGGTTGCACCTGCGGATGCCGAAGCGTTAACGCTATTATCTGACGTACATAATGTCCACGTTTATTTCGCGCTGGGCGAACAGGATTTTGTGAGCTTTAAAGAGCAATATCCGGGCGGTACCCTAAAGGACAAATTAAAACAACTGCCCGCTGTAAGCCTGGTATTAGCTGATAACAGCCAGTTTACCCAACAGGGAAAGATCGACATGATTGACGGCCAGTTTGATAAAAACACCGGCGCTATTACGCTGAGAGCAAGTTTCCCGAATGCACAGGGTTTATTGCGATCAGGTAATACAGGTAAAATCCGTTTAAGCCTTCAGCATAAAGATGCGCTGATCATCCCGCAATCGGCAACCGTTGAAATGCAGGACAAAGTATTTGTCTTTGCAGTGGCCGACAGCAATAAGGTTAAAAAACAGGCTATCACTATTATTGGCAAAAGCGGCAACAATTACCTGGTAAAAGACGGCGTGAAAGTTGGCGACCAGATCGTACTGAGCGGCTTTGATCGTTTGCAGGAAGGTACCGTAATTCAGCCCAAAAAAGCCAGCGATAATTTGGCTAAAAATTAA
- a CDS encoding TetR/AcrR family transcriptional regulator gives MASKERIQRLKEDTRMNILKAALQIVKEEGWQALSMRKIADVIEYTAPIIYEYFSNKDAIILELTRKGYLILSRDLEEAKSKHRLPAKQLEAMWLAYWNFAFANKELYQAMYGVNTNYSCELMNTLPEAERPWDLFTAVIGELMGIQDMESNMICTKYYTFWSVVHGLISINILSRGNSDEINRQVLKDAIGAIIRSMTGQFSPGTAPVKENKSVE, from the coding sequence ACGTCTGAAAGAAGATACCAGGATGAACATCCTGAAGGCTGCGCTTCAGATTGTTAAGGAAGAGGGATGGCAGGCGTTAAGCATGCGTAAAATTGCCGATGTAATTGAGTATACGGCGCCTATTATTTACGAATATTTTTCGAACAAGGACGCCATTATACTGGAGCTTACCCGCAAGGGGTATTTAATATTGTCGAGGGATTTGGAAGAGGCCAAAAGCAAGCACCGCCTGCCTGCAAAACAACTGGAAGCCATGTGGCTGGCCTATTGGAACTTTGCCTTTGCCAATAAGGAATTATACCAGGCCATGTACGGTGTGAACACGAATTACAGTTGCGAATTGATGAACACCCTGCCCGAGGCAGAAAGACCCTGGGACTTGTTTACCGCGGTAATTGGCGAATTGATGGGTATACAGGATATGGAGTCGAACATGATCTGTACAAAATATTATACCTTTTGGTCGGTGGTGCATGGGTTAATCTCTATCAATATATTGAGCCGCGGAAACTCGGACGAGATTAACCGGCAGGTTTTAAAAGACGCCATCGGCGCAATTATCAGGTCAATGACTGGTCAATTTTCGCCAGGGACTGCGCCCGTTAAAGAAAATAAAAGTGTTGAATAA